The following proteins are encoded in a genomic region of Streptomyces sp. SLBN-31:
- a CDS encoding alpha/beta fold hydrolase → MADAHEHAVTGRRGSVRAREWPKEQPRYVALVAHGYGEHIGRYEELAGVLVGHGAAVFGPDHMGHGRSAGERVLIVDFEEVVDDLHAVAELARGTYPGVPVVVVGHSMGGLIAARYAQRHGDRLAALVLSGPVIGAWELPGRLLALAEIPDTPISPAALSREPAVGAAYAADPLVWHGPMKRPTVEAFARTLATVAEGGDVGRLPLLWLHGDDDRLVPLAGSRVGIEQLSAGRHTERIYRGARHEVFHETDRARVFADLTRFLDGVLGGPEG, encoded by the coding sequence ATGGCCGACGCACATGAGCACGCGGTGACCGGACGTCGTGGATCGGTCCGGGCCCGTGAGTGGCCGAAGGAGCAGCCCCGGTACGTCGCTCTCGTCGCGCACGGGTACGGGGAGCACATCGGGCGGTACGAGGAGCTCGCGGGCGTGCTGGTGGGGCACGGGGCGGCCGTTTTCGGTCCGGATCACATGGGGCACGGCCGGTCGGCGGGCGAGCGGGTGCTGATCGTGGACTTCGAGGAGGTCGTCGACGACCTGCACGCAGTGGCCGAACTGGCGCGGGGGACGTACCCCGGTGTGCCGGTCGTGGTCGTCGGGCACTCCATGGGCGGGCTGATCGCGGCCCGCTACGCCCAGCGCCACGGCGACCGGCTCGCCGCGCTGGTGCTCTCGGGGCCGGTGATCGGCGCCTGGGAGCTGCCCGGGCGGCTGCTCGCCCTCGCCGAGATCCCGGACACGCCGATCAGTCCGGCCGCGCTGTCCCGGGAGCCAGCGGTCGGGGCGGCGTACGCGGCGGATCCGCTGGTGTGGCACGGGCCGATGAAGCGGCCGACGGTCGAGGCGTTCGCCCGCACCCTGGCGACCGTGGCCGAGGGCGGCGACGTCGGCCGGCTCCCCCTTCTGTGGCTGCACGGCGACGACGACCGGCTCGTACCGCTCGCCGGGAGCCGCGTCGGGATCGAGCAGCTGAGCGCCGGCCGGCACACCGAGCGGATCTACCGCGGCGCCCGGCACGAGGTCTTCCACGAGACCGACAGGGCGCGGGTGTTCGCGGATCTGACGCGGTTCCTCGACGGGGTGCTGGGCGGCCCCGAAGGCTGA
- a CDS encoding sulfite exporter TauE/SafE family protein, whose translation MNTMTLWHTTGWEFAALAFAALLVGFSKTAVSGANTVSLAIFAAVLPARASTGVLLPVLIVGDVLAVVTYRRHAHWPTLWRLFPAVAVGVVVGTLFLMWADDGIVRTSIGAILLLMAGVTVWRRRTAEADEEPDSVSSRAGRAKARSYGVLGGFTTMVANAGGPVMSMYLLSAGFRKLGFLGTSAFFFLIVNVSKVPFSAGLGLIDGRSLLLDAALAVFVVPGALFGKWAVNRINQRLFEQLVIAATIVGGLQLLLR comes from the coding sequence ATGAACACGATGACGCTCTGGCACACAACCGGCTGGGAATTCGCCGCCCTGGCCTTCGCGGCCCTCCTCGTAGGCTTCTCCAAGACCGCCGTGAGTGGGGCCAACACGGTGAGCCTCGCCATCTTCGCCGCGGTCCTGCCCGCCCGCGCGTCCACCGGCGTCCTCCTGCCGGTCCTGATCGTCGGCGACGTCCTCGCCGTCGTCACCTACCGCCGGCACGCCCACTGGCCCACCCTGTGGCGCCTGTTCCCGGCGGTCGCCGTTGGCGTGGTGGTCGGCACGCTGTTCCTGATGTGGGCGGACGACGGCATCGTGCGGACGTCGATCGGCGCGATCCTGCTGTTGATGGCGGGGGTGACGGTCTGGCGCCGGCGCACGGCCGAAGCGGACGAGGAGCCGGACTCCGTGAGCAGCCGGGCCGGGCGGGCGAAGGCCCGCTCCTACGGTGTCCTGGGCGGTTTCACCACCATGGTCGCCAACGCGGGCGGCCCGGTGATGTCGATGTACCTGCTCTCCGCGGGCTTCCGCAAGCTCGGCTTCCTCGGCACCTCGGCGTTCTTCTTCCTGATCGTCAACGTCTCCAAGGTGCCCTTCAGTGCGGGCCTCGGCCTGATCGACGGCCGCTCCCTGCTCCTCGACGCCGCGCTCGCCGTGTTCGTCGTACCCGGCGCGCTGTTCGGCAAATGGGCTGTGAACCGGATCAACCAGCGCCTCTTCGAGCAGCTGGTCATCGCCGCGACGATCGTCGGCGGGCTGCAGCTCCTGTTGCGCTGA
- the rpmG gene encoding 50S ribosomal protein L33 produces the protein MARSKARPVVTLRSTAGTGVTYVTRKNRQNQPDRMVLRKYDPVAGQHVEFRETR, from the coding sequence ATGGCTCGCAGCAAGGCGCGCCCCGTCGTCACGCTGAGGTCGACGGCCGGAACCGGCGTCACCTACGTGACCCGCAAGAACCGTCAGAACCAGCCCGACCGGATGGTTCTGCGCAAGTACGACCCGGTCGCCGGGCAGCACGTCGAGTTCCGCGAGACCCGCTGA
- a CDS encoding type B 50S ribosomal protein L31: MKPRIHPDSRLVVFRDRAADVAFLTRSTADSPRTIEWQDGNTYPLIDVEISSASHPFYTGNQRVLDTAGRVERFERRYGRTRKAAR, from the coding sequence GTGAAGCCCCGCATTCATCCCGACTCCCGGCTCGTCGTCTTCCGTGACCGCGCCGCGGACGTCGCGTTCCTGACCCGCTCGACCGCCGACTCGCCGCGCACGATCGAGTGGCAGGACGGCAACACCTACCCGCTGATAGACGTCGAGATCTCCTCGGCCAGCCACCCCTTCTACACCGGCAACCAGCGGGTCCTGGACACCGCCGGCCGAGTCGAGCGCTTCGAGCGCCGCTACGGCCGCACGAGGAAGGCAGCACGATGA
- the ykgO gene encoding type B 50S ribosomal protein L36 codes for MKVRKSLRSLKAKPGAQVVRRRGTVFVINKKDPRFKARQG; via the coding sequence ATGAAGGTGCGCAAGTCGCTGCGCTCGCTGAAGGCCAAGCCCGGCGCCCAGGTGGTCCGCAGGCGCGGCACGGTCTTCGTGATCAACAAGAAGGACCCCCGCTTCAAGGCCCGCCAGGGCTGA
- a CDS encoding cobalt-precorrin-6A reductase, whose translation MSPHVLILGGTAEARELAAALVARPGLRVTTSLAGRVTRPGALAGDVRVGGFGGAEGLADWLREQRVDALVDATHPFAEAITAHAAQAAATAGVRAVVLRRPGWRPGPEDRWHTVASLSEAADLLPRFGPRVFLTTGRMGLARFAHLADRHFVVRSVDPPEPPMPPHTEVLLARGPFTVTDELTLLREYLIDVLVTKDSGGRATAAKLTAARRLRLPVVMVTRPPLPEGVSVARDVAQVLEWLDLDTP comes from the coding sequence ATGTCCCCGCACGTCCTGATCCTCGGTGGCACCGCCGAGGCCCGTGAACTCGCCGCCGCGCTGGTGGCCCGCCCCGGCCTGCGCGTCACCACCTCTCTCGCGGGGCGCGTGACGCGGCCGGGGGCGCTGGCGGGGGACGTACGCGTCGGAGGCTTCGGCGGTGCCGAGGGACTGGCCGACTGGCTGCGCGAGCAGCGCGTGGACGCGCTGGTCGACGCCACCCACCCCTTCGCCGAGGCGATCACCGCCCACGCGGCACAAGCGGCCGCGACGGCCGGCGTACGGGCCGTCGTGCTGCGCCGGCCCGGCTGGCGGCCCGGCCCCGAGGACCGCTGGCACACGGTCGCGTCCCTGAGTGAGGCGGCGGACCTGCTGCCGCGGTTCGGACCCCGGGTCTTCCTGACCACGGGACGTATGGGTCTGGCCCGCTTCGCCCATCTGGCGGACCGTCACTTCGTGGTGCGCTCGGTCGATCCCCCCGAACCCCCCATGCCCCCGCACACCGAAGTCCTGCTGGCCCGCGGCCCGTTCACCGTGACCGACGAACTGACCCTGCTGCGCGAGTACCTGATCGACGTCCTGGTGACCAAGGACAGCGGCGGACGGGCCACGGCCGCCAAGCTGACGGCGGCCCGCCGGCTGCGTCTGCCGGTCGTGATGGTGACCCGCCCGCCGCTGCCCGAGGGAGTGAGTGTGGCGAGGGACGTGGCGCAGGTGCTGGAGTGGCTGGACCTCGACACGCCGTGA
- the cobF gene encoding precorrin-6A synthase (deacetylating): MRKIHVIGIGAGDPDQLTLRAVKALRSTDVFFVLDKGEVKSDLTGLRRDMLDTHMPEGASYRIVEARDPERDRGAGGAAYSPAVGDWRSARAGIYERLIAEELGDGQSGAFLVWGDPALYDSTIAILEEVLERGAVAFEYDVVPGISSVSALVARHRTGLNRVARPVQITTGRRLCEGFPEGVDDVVVMLDAHQAFRRYADQDIDIYWGAYIGTPDEILVSGPIDEAAPRIERLRAEARERKGWIMDTYLLRRHPGQR, from the coding sequence GTGCGAAAGATTCATGTCATCGGTATCGGCGCGGGCGACCCCGACCAGCTCACCCTGCGGGCGGTCAAGGCGCTGCGGAGCACGGACGTGTTCTTCGTCCTGGACAAGGGCGAGGTGAAGAGCGACCTCACCGGGCTCCGTCGGGACATGCTCGACACGCACATGCCCGAGGGGGCGTCGTACCGGATCGTCGAGGCCCGCGACCCGGAGCGGGACCGTGGGGCGGGCGGTGCGGCCTACTCCCCCGCCGTCGGGGACTGGCGCAGCGCCCGGGCCGGCATCTACGAGCGCCTGATCGCCGAGGAACTGGGCGACGGACAGAGCGGCGCGTTCCTGGTCTGGGGCGACCCGGCGCTCTACGACAGCACGATCGCCATCCTGGAGGAGGTCCTGGAGCGCGGCGCCGTGGCCTTCGAGTACGACGTCGTGCCGGGCATCAGCAGTGTCTCGGCGCTCGTCGCCCGGCACCGCACGGGCCTGAACCGGGTCGCCCGCCCCGTCCAGATCACCACCGGGCGGCGGCTCTGTGAGGGTTTCCCGGAGGGCGTGGACGACGTGGTGGTGATGCTCGACGCCCACCAGGCCTTCCGGCGGTACGCGGACCAGGACATCGACATCTACTGGGGCGCGTACATCGGCACCCCCGACGAGATCCTCGTCTCCGGTCCGATCGACGAGGCCGCTCCGCGGATCGAGCGGCTGCGGGCCGAGGCGCGCGAGCGCAAGGGCTGGATCATGGACACGTACCTGCTGCGGCGCCACCCCGGGCAACGGTAG
- a CDS encoding DUF309 domain-containing protein, with product MGSTSSGEPVDARDRDGEGRARNARPRDGLGRPLPYGAAGVARQPEGVVRTPEETVAEAQTLLAEGKPFHAHEVFEDAWKSGPAEERELWRGLAQLAVGLTHSARGNATGGARLLRRGAGAVSAWAADTERRQPYGMDLTGLSAWARELAEVVERGGETVDAAERAPRLRT from the coding sequence ATGGGCAGCACATCCTCAGGAGAGCCGGTGGACGCGCGGGACCGGGACGGCGAGGGCCGGGCACGCAACGCCCGGCCGAGGGACGGACTCGGGCGGCCGCTGCCCTACGGCGCGGCCGGTGTGGCCCGGCAGCCGGAGGGGGTCGTGCGCACGCCGGAGGAGACCGTCGCCGAGGCGCAGACGCTGCTGGCCGAGGGCAAGCCCTTCCACGCGCACGAGGTCTTCGAGGACGCCTGGAAGTCGGGTCCCGCGGAGGAGCGGGAACTGTGGCGCGGCCTCGCCCAGCTCGCCGTCGGCCTCACCCACTCGGCCCGCGGGAACGCCACGGGCGGCGCCCGGCTGCTGCGGCGGGGAGCCGGCGCCGTGTCGGCCTGGGCGGCGGACACGGAGCGCCGGCAGCCCTACGGGATGGATCTGACGGGGCTGTCCGCCTGGGCGCGGGAGCTTGCGGAGGTGGTGGAGCGGGGCGGGGAGACCGTCGACGCGGCGGAGCGGGCGCCCCGGCTTCGGACGTAG
- a CDS encoding MMPL family transporter, producing the protein MFRRIGNVVVRHPVWTIVAWLIAAAAIVATAPSLPSSSDESSFLPKSYESIKAADLQAKAFPSAFTPSAIALYQRTDGGKLTAADQQHVVRITKELGDKHIDQVQKVVPGRPSQDGRYTMTLVQMDSKNAGQPKQADAAKVLRDDVKQLVKGTDLEVKLGGSAAQALDQQDSSKRGEALIGIGTFVIILVTLLIIFRAPILAVLPLFLIGLVSAIANGLIAYATKLFDLQANSSISSILIVVLFGVGTDYFLFLMFRYRERLRGGDEPKQAMINAVARVGEAIASAAGAVIIAFFALVLSTLGFLKQMGPALAIAVSVTLLAALTLIPAVVSLIGPKVFWPSKSWQREPENARFAALGRGVERRPALTAAVSGLVLVALSLGTLGFNATFDLAAGSMPKTKESMVVQDEMQKAYSAGAAAPTDVYLSSTDGKPLDKGAFDAYARKLGAVDGVANARMTQVNKAGTTADFTVTLKYEASTDKALDAVGKVRDVAHADAPDGTKALVGGMSSIYKDIDAAVTHDYRTVFPVAALLIMVILGLLLRSVVAPWYLIASVGLGFGATLGATVWIFQEAQGKSGLMFMLPVIMYLFVVAIGTDYNILMIARLREEAREGREPREAAGMALRHAGPTVAAAGFILAATFATMMLAGNALLTEMGFAVSFGIAVAAFVMAMFFTPSLTALIGHAAWWPGHADRAEPAAVSGAGHPDALPVSGDSRDAIGQDSAGRRG; encoded by the coding sequence ATGTTCCGACGTATTGGCAATGTCGTCGTCCGACATCCCGTCTGGACGATCGTGGCATGGCTGATCGCCGCGGCGGCGATCGTCGCCACCGCTCCGAGCCTGCCGTCCAGCAGTGACGAGAGCAGCTTTCTGCCGAAGAGTTACGAGTCGATCAAAGCCGCGGACCTCCAGGCGAAGGCGTTCCCCAGCGCCTTCACGCCGTCCGCGATCGCGCTGTACCAGCGCACCGACGGCGGGAAGCTGACCGCCGCCGACCAGCAGCACGTCGTCCGGATCACCAAGGAACTGGGCGACAAGCACATCGACCAGGTGCAGAAGGTCGTCCCCGGCCGGCCGTCCCAGGACGGCCGGTACACCATGACCCTGGTCCAGATGGACAGCAAGAACGCCGGCCAGCCCAAACAGGCCGACGCCGCCAAGGTGTTGCGCGACGACGTCAAGCAACTGGTCAAGGGAACCGACCTGGAGGTCAAGCTGGGCGGCTCCGCCGCGCAGGCACTCGACCAACAGGACTCGTCCAAGCGCGGCGAGGCACTGATCGGCATCGGCACCTTCGTGATCATTCTGGTGACGCTGCTGATCATCTTCCGGGCGCCGATCCTGGCCGTCCTGCCGCTGTTCCTGATCGGCCTGGTGTCCGCCATCGCCAACGGGCTGATCGCCTACGCCACCAAGCTGTTCGACCTCCAGGCCAACAGCTCCATCTCGTCGATCCTGATCGTCGTGCTGTTCGGCGTGGGCACGGACTACTTCCTGTTCCTGATGTTCCGCTACCGCGAACGGCTGCGGGGCGGCGACGAACCGAAACAGGCCATGATCAACGCGGTCGCGCGGGTCGGTGAGGCCATCGCCTCGGCCGCCGGCGCGGTCATCATCGCCTTCTTCGCGCTGGTGCTGTCGACGCTGGGCTTCCTCAAGCAGATGGGCCCGGCGCTCGCCATCGCGGTCAGCGTCACCCTGCTCGCCGCCCTGACCCTGATCCCGGCGGTGGTCTCGCTGATCGGGCCCAAGGTGTTCTGGCCGTCGAAGTCCTGGCAGCGCGAACCGGAGAACGCCCGGTTCGCCGCACTGGGGCGCGGGGTGGAACGCCGTCCGGCACTGACCGCCGCGGTCTCCGGTCTCGTCCTGGTCGCGCTGTCGCTCGGCACGCTCGGCTTCAACGCCACGTTCGACCTGGCCGCGGGCTCCATGCCCAAGACCAAGGAGTCCATGGTCGTCCAGGACGAGATGCAGAAGGCGTACTCGGCGGGCGCAGCCGCCCCCACCGACGTCTATCTCTCCAGCACCGACGGCAAGCCGCTGGACAAGGGTGCCTTCGACGCCTACGCCAGGAAGCTCGGCGCCGTGGACGGCGTGGCGAACGCCCGGATGACACAGGTGAACAAGGCCGGCACCACCGCGGACTTCACCGTCACGCTCAAGTACGAGGCCTCCACGGACAAGGCGCTGGACGCGGTGGGCAAGGTGCGCGACGTCGCCCACGCCGACGCTCCGGACGGCACGAAGGCCCTGGTCGGCGGCATGTCCTCGATCTACAAGGACATCGACGCGGCGGTCACCCACGACTACCGCACGGTCTTCCCCGTCGCCGCCCTGCTGATCATGGTGATCCTGGGTCTGCTGCTGCGCAGCGTGGTCGCTCCCTGGTACCTGATCGCCTCCGTCGGCCTCGGCTTCGGCGCCACGCTCGGCGCCACGGTGTGGATCTTCCAGGAGGCGCAGGGCAAGTCGGGGCTGATGTTCATGCTCCCGGTGATCATGTACCTCTTCGTGGTCGCCATCGGCACGGACTACAACATCCTGATGATCGCCCGGCTGCGGGAGGAGGCCCGCGAGGGCCGGGAACCGCGCGAAGCCGCCGGTATGGCGCTCCGGCACGCCGGTCCCACCGTGGCCGCGGCCGGCTTCATCCTGGCGGCCACGTTCGCCACGATGATGCTGGCGGGCAACGCGCTGCTCACGGAGATGGGCTTCGCGGTCTCCTTCGGTATCGCGGTCGCCGCCTTCGTGATGGCGATGTTCTTCACGCCGAGCCTCACCGCGCTCATCGGCCACGCGGCGTGGTGGCCCGGTCACGCGGACCGGGCGGAGCCGGCGGCGGTCTCCGGCGCCGGGCACCCCGACGCGCTGCCGGTTTCCGGTGACAGCCGGGACGCGATCGGCCAGGACTCGGCGGGGCGGCGCGGCTAG
- a CDS encoding PP2C family protein-serine/threonine phosphatase has protein sequence MTGSRRKRSADAVDAIEPPANIDVVAGVVAVTVLVEVLSNLSGSEVWLLGLLVFLPGTASALCTVVQTAFVAAWTALAVTATVVLRAPLDGHWLDRVLLVLFTLALGGISVYACHRRVGREREMLRLRSTAAAMQRHILHPLPLVTDDVLVNGVYEPVQEDRLVGGDIYDVVASPFGTRVLIGDVQGKGLAAVGAAFAVIGAFREAAHREPTLTALVDALDAAVVRHNSYAEQTGEDERFVTALILGIDTEEEAQVVNCGHVPPLLMHDGLVTTPPLDTGVPLGLAELAVEPATVDWFDFRSGSTLLLTTDGLTETRADDGTFYPLDERLSKHLGLSPTELPRALYEDALAFTGDDRRQDDIAILTVRRATHL, from the coding sequence ATGACCGGTAGCCGTCGCAAGAGATCCGCCGACGCCGTCGATGCCATCGAGCCGCCGGCCAATATCGACGTGGTGGCCGGTGTGGTGGCGGTGACGGTGCTGGTGGAGGTGCTCAGCAACCTGTCCGGGTCCGAGGTGTGGCTGCTCGGGCTGCTGGTGTTCCTGCCGGGTACGGCCTCGGCGCTGTGCACGGTGGTGCAGACCGCGTTCGTCGCCGCATGGACCGCGCTGGCCGTCACCGCGACGGTGGTGCTGCGGGCCCCCCTGGACGGGCACTGGCTCGACCGTGTGCTGCTCGTCCTGTTCACCCTCGCCCTGGGCGGGATCTCGGTCTACGCCTGTCACCGCCGCGTGGGACGCGAGCGCGAGATGCTGCGGCTGCGTTCCACCGCCGCCGCCATGCAGCGGCACATCCTGCATCCCCTGCCCCTGGTCACCGACGACGTCCTGGTCAACGGCGTCTACGAACCCGTCCAGGAGGACCGCCTGGTGGGCGGGGACATCTACGACGTCGTCGCCTCGCCCTTCGGCACGCGGGTGCTGATCGGCGACGTGCAGGGCAAGGGCCTGGCCGCCGTCGGCGCCGCGTTCGCCGTCATCGGCGCGTTCCGCGAGGCCGCCCACCGCGAACCGACCCTCACCGCCCTCGTGGACGCCCTGGACGCCGCCGTCGTACGCCACAACTCCTATGCCGAGCAGACCGGTGAGGACGAGCGGTTCGTCACCGCCCTCATCCTCGGCATCGACACGGAGGAGGAGGCGCAGGTCGTCAACTGCGGGCATGTCCCGCCCCTGCTGATGCACGACGGGCTCGTCACCACGCCGCCGCTCGACACCGGCGTCCCCCTCGGCCTCGCCGAACTCGCCGTGGAACCGGCCACCGTCGACTGGTTCGACTTCCGTTCCGGCTCCACCCTGTTGCTGACCACCGACGGCCTGACGGAGACCCGGGCCGACGACGGCACCTTCTACCCGCTGGACGAGCGCCTGTCGAAGCACCTCGGCCTCTCCCCCACCGAACTGCCCCGCGCCCTGTACGAGGACGCCCTCGCGTTCACCGGCGACGACCGCAGACAGGACGACATCGCCATCCTCACCGTCCGCCGCGCGACCCACCTCTGA
- a CDS encoding TetR/AcrR family transcriptional regulator: MVRSTGSDPARRASDRGRYGRLSRERVLASALELVDREGLSALSMRRLGAELGVEAMALYRYAAGKDALLDGLVEALYLELAERLDAGPDADADAAPWRTELHRVARITYEVCMAHPHVVPLLTTRMLAVPLARRPLAVLKDHERVLDLLRRAGLDDAGTADLFRAFTAWLLGYVSVELRPMVDNPDEEDPAFRLGLHRMPPQDLPGLRRTAPALTERGGAEGLAVGLDALLDRFTQDAREQASP, translated from the coding sequence ATGGTCAGATCCACCGGGTCCGATCCGGCCCGGCGGGCCAGCGACCGCGGCCGGTACGGGCGGCTGAGCCGGGAACGCGTGCTTGCCAGCGCGCTGGAACTGGTGGACCGGGAGGGCCTGTCGGCGCTGAGCATGCGGCGGCTGGGCGCCGAGCTCGGCGTGGAGGCGATGGCCCTGTACCGGTACGCGGCCGGCAAGGACGCCCTGCTGGACGGGCTGGTGGAGGCTCTGTACCTGGAGCTGGCGGAACGACTGGACGCCGGTCCCGACGCGGACGCCGATGCCGCCCCATGGCGCACCGAACTCCATCGCGTCGCCCGCATCACGTACGAGGTGTGCATGGCGCATCCCCACGTGGTCCCCTTGCTCACCACGCGCATGCTGGCGGTGCCACTGGCCCGTCGCCCGCTTGCCGTACTGAAGGACCACGAGCGGGTGCTCGACCTGCTGCGGCGGGCGGGCCTCGACGACGCCGGTACTGCCGACCTCTTCCGGGCCTTCACCGCCTGGCTGCTCGGGTACGTGTCCGTCGAGCTGCGGCCGATGGTCGACAACCCCGACGAGGAGGACCCGGCGTTCCGCCTCGGTCTGCACCGCATGCCGCCCCAGGACCTGCCGGGACTGCGGCGGACCGCCCCGGCGCTCACCGAACGGGGCGGAGCCGAAGGACTGGCCGTCGGGCTGGACGCCCTGCTCGACCGGTTCACGCAGGACGCGCGGGAGCAGGCCTCCCCGTGA
- a CDS encoding GNAT family N-acetyltransferase, with product MNGPAVLLINTSTGPVHVTTPVPRETWWMLAHKDAATNVTQTPAWLDCVCATGRFRDASRLYEFESGGRLVLPLVTRLRRPPSLTAQESWPGEWGIGGPVSSGVVGPREARAVFDDLARLPALRVGLRLRPEDSEVWSRAVPAAFQEDRHTVQVLDLEGGFGTVWERRFHQSVRRGVRRAERSDVDVEVNRTGRLVPEFYQLFEQSIVRWAARQHEPLALARWRRKRAFPRERLEAVADLLGESCAIWMARRAGEPAAAIVVLRHGHHAKLWHAAMNRDLAHPVRANHLLHRLAIDDACAAGCLRYDFGGSRQGVSLAAFKEGFGAEPFTSPRYYRERLPVSAVDRALRKAAKRVIRFEEG from the coding sequence GTGAACGGACCCGCTGTACTCCTGATCAACACCTCGACCGGGCCCGTGCACGTGACGACTCCGGTGCCACGGGAGACCTGGTGGATGCTCGCCCACAAGGATGCGGCGACCAACGTCACCCAGACTCCGGCGTGGCTCGACTGCGTGTGCGCGACGGGTCGGTTCCGGGATGCCAGCCGGTTGTACGAGTTCGAGAGCGGCGGCCGGCTCGTGCTTCCCCTGGTGACCAGGCTCCGGCGGCCGCCCTCGCTGACGGCGCAGGAGTCCTGGCCGGGAGAGTGGGGCATCGGTGGGCCGGTTTCCTCCGGGGTGGTGGGCCCACGGGAGGCCCGGGCGGTCTTCGACGACCTGGCGCGGCTACCGGCCCTGCGGGTCGGTTTGCGATTGCGTCCCGAGGACTCGGAGGTGTGGTCACGCGCCGTACCCGCGGCCTTCCAGGAAGACCGCCACACGGTTCAGGTGCTCGACCTTGAGGGTGGGTTCGGCACGGTCTGGGAACGACGCTTCCACCAGAGCGTTCGGCGTGGTGTGCGCCGGGCCGAACGCTCGGACGTCGACGTGGAGGTGAACCGTACCGGTCGGCTGGTTCCGGAGTTCTACCAGTTGTTCGAGCAGTCGATCGTGCGCTGGGCCGCGCGGCAGCACGAGCCGCTGGCGCTCGCCCGGTGGCGCAGGAAGCGCGCGTTCCCGAGGGAACGGCTGGAAGCAGTCGCGGACCTGCTCGGAGAGTCGTGCGCAATCTGGATGGCCCGCCGCGCCGGGGAGCCCGCCGCGGCGATCGTCGTCCTGCGTCACGGTCACCACGCCAAGCTGTGGCACGCGGCCATGAACCGGGACCTGGCCCATCCTGTCCGGGCCAATCATCTGCTGCACCGGCTGGCGATCGACGACGCGTGCGCAGCCGGCTGCCTGCGGTACGACTTCGGCGGATCCCGGCAAGGGGTGTCGCTCGCCGCCTTCAAGGAGGGCTTCGGCGCGGAGCCCTTCACCTCACCCCGGTACTACCGGGAACGGCTCCCCGTCTCCGCGGTCGACCGCGCACTCAGGAAGGCCGCCAAGCGCGTGATCCGCTTCGAGGAAGGGTGA
- a CDS encoding GNAT family N-acetyltransferase has translation MTVTVLTPDRLGAADIAAWKALQQATPDLASPFLSPQFTLAVGRHRATARVAVLSEGPVPVGYFPYEHHRLGLGLPIGSGLSDVQGLVHAPGLDWDVRALLRGCGLRLWRYDHLTTGQRPFAGGVVRRSASPVIDLTSGYEAYAGDLRGRSPARMRQLEAKERRLTRSLGETSLVFEEAAPERLDTLMRWKSAQYRAKGQVDLFAKPSVVALLRGLMRTRSATCTGTLSTLYAGDRPVAMHFGLRSGRVLQYWFPAYDPEAARFSPGILLLLRMAEAAAARGIEHLDLGKGDERYKQEMKTGTLPLGEGWVTLGTLPAALRHAQMTSGQKVRAMVAGSSVLRRIALRAVNARQPAVG, from the coding sequence ATGACGGTGACCGTGCTCACCCCGGACCGCCTCGGCGCCGCGGACATCGCCGCGTGGAAGGCTCTGCAGCAAGCCACTCCGGACCTCGCCAGTCCCTTCCTGTCGCCGCAGTTCACCCTGGCCGTCGGCCGGCACCGGGCCACAGCCCGCGTCGCCGTGCTCTCGGAGGGGCCCGTGCCGGTGGGGTATTTCCCGTACGAGCACCACAGGCTGGGACTCGGGCTGCCCATCGGCAGCGGCCTGTCCGACGTGCAGGGACTGGTGCACGCGCCGGGACTGGACTGGGACGTCCGGGCGCTGCTGCGGGGTTGTGGACTGCGCCTTTGGCGGTACGACCATCTCACCACCGGCCAGAGGCCCTTCGCCGGCGGGGTGGTGCGCAGGTCCGCGTCACCGGTCATCGACCTGACGTCCGGGTACGAGGCCTACGCCGGGGATCTGCGCGGCAGGTCACCGGCCCGGATGAGGCAACTGGAGGCGAAGGAACGCCGGCTGACGCGCAGTCTGGGTGAGACATCGCTGGTGTTCGAAGAGGCCGCGCCCGAACGCCTCGACACGCTCATGCGCTGGAAGTCGGCGCAGTACCGGGCGAAGGGGCAGGTGGACCTCTTCGCGAAACCCTCGGTCGTGGCGCTGTTGCGCGGGCTCATGCGCACCAGGTCGGCCACCTGCACCGGCACGCTGTCCACGCTGTACGCGGGCGACCGGCCCGTGGCCATGCACTTCGGGCTGCGCTCCGGGCGCGTGCTCCAGTACTGGTTCCCCGCCTACGACCCCGAGGCGGCGCGCTTCTCGCCGGGCATCCTTCTCCTGCTGCGCATGGCCGAGGCCGCGGCGGCGCGGGGCATCGAGCACCTCGACCTCGGGAAGGGGGACGAGCGCTACAAGCAGGAGATGAAGACGGGCACCCTGCCTCTGGGCGAAGGGTGGGTGACCTTGGGCACCCTGCCGGCCGCGCTGCGGCACGCCCAGATGACGTCGGGACAGAAGGTGCGAGCGATGGTGGCCGGGAGTTCCGTACTGCGCCGGATCGCGCTCAGGGCCGTCAACGCCCGTCAGCCGGCCGTCGGGTGA